In the genome of Amia ocellicauda isolate fAmiCal2 chromosome 3, fAmiCal2.hap1, whole genome shotgun sequence, one region contains:
- the LOC136743750 gene encoding gasdermin-A3, which yields MFKRLTTSIVKELDTQGELQPAWSIYENHNLDLLYLLKKTVCPKWVIFKKSKFQPTGVKLESLLCHGDTVDIGKRQDSVARMSVKHHGSTDLNSAVAGGGVEAEAQLNMGHTHTVGNTDMERVGLNINQLRNKLEECKFNVNHWLLRSLQNSKVTGLYVIYEVLRAKNTINLEQRSTVDAGLSLSAVKMQKFRAKAKGQSEQKMDVEAGAILAFKALRIFNVCKQPCFLKDQGLDFDGAMEDLASDTLDFPALKRQVQKEFAEFENLDKCARKDIWGVLSKIIMCDQALTALDYILEEGGVDPDSPSYLDSLSEGNRGSVQELLRLVGLDPSDAPDPNELMAPFNLLVNAFIELEGTATNLICSLNTDDCHKQLKLVEWLLQQVYSGSAVPPDWTVQFPEDSVRLAGELLEACGLQLSEQRLDPSLGTPGSPDLSLLSFYIALQGLDRLLEQ from the exons ATGTTTAAGAGGCTGACCACGAGCATTGTGAAAGAGCTGGACACTCAGGGGGAACTACAGCCAGCCTGGAGTATCTACGAGAACCACAACCTCGACCTGCTGTATCTCTTGAAAAAGACTGTGTGCCCCAAGTGGGTCATCTTTAAAAAGAGCAAGTTTCAACCCACTGGGGTGAAGCTGGAATCTCTGCTGTGCCATGGGGACACTGTGGATATAG GGAAGAGGCAGGACAGTGTTGCCAGGATGTCGGTGAAGCACCACGGCAGCACAGACCTGAACTCTGCTGTTGCAGGTGGCGGGGTGGAGGCAGAGGCCCAGCTGAACATGGGCCACACCCACACAGTGGGCAACACTGACATGGAGAGGGTGGGCCTGAATATCAACCAACTCAGGAACAAGCTTGAGGAATG CAAATTTAACGTCAACCACTGGctgctgaggagcctgcagaacTCCAAAGTGACTGGGCTGTATGTGATCTACGAGGTCCTAAGAGCCAAGAACACTATAAACCTGGAGCAAAGAAGTACTGTAGATGCTGGCCTCAGTTTATCAGCCGTCAAAATGCAAAAA tTCAGAGCTaaagccaaaggacagagcgaACAAAAGATGGATGTGGAGGCAGGTGCCATCCTAGCTTTCAAAGCGTTACGGATATTTAATGTTTGTAAACAGCCAT GCTTTCTCAAGGACCAAGGATTAGATTTTGACG GAGCGATGGAGGATTTGGCATCTGACACACTTG ATTTCCCCGCATTGAAGCGGCAGGTCCAGAAAGAGTTTGCAGAGTTCGAGAACCTGGATAAGTGCGCAAGAAAGGACATCTGGGGTGTGCtgtctaaaataataatgtgtgacCAGGCCCTGACCGCTCTGGATTACATT CTCGAGGAGGGTGGTGTGGATCCAGACAGCCCTTCTTATCTGGACTCTCTGTCTGAGGGGAACAGAGGCTCGGTCCAGGAGCTGCTGAGGCTTGTGGGACTTGACCCATCTGATGCTCCTGACCCCAACGAGCTCATGGCCCCTTTTAATCTCCTGGTCAATGCGTTCATTG AGCTGGAGGGCACAGCCACGAATTTGATCTGCAGCCTGAACACAGATGATTGCCATAAACAGCTGAAGCTG GTGGAGTGGTTGCTGCAGCAGGTGTACAGTGGCAGTGCGGTGCCCCCTGACTGGACAGTGCAGTTTCCAGAGGACAGTGTTCGCCTGGCAGGGGAGCTGCTGGAGGCCTGCGGACTGCAGCTGAGCGAACAGAGGCTGGACCCCAGCCTGGGGACACCAGGCAGCCCCGACCTCTCCCTGCTCTCCTTTTACATTGCCCTGCAAGGCCTGGACAGGCTACTGGAGCAATGA